A single region of the Schizosaccharomyces osmophilus chromosome 3, complete sequence genome encodes:
- the snx12 gene encoding ER-vacuole tethering sorting nexin Snx12, giving the protein MSHNLKTYFFFAFCGFFIWVVFRTFVTKLIYLWAAGYFVWFHLHSKHLGTFSSFNSAEPFLVDPTVFRKRSQNLLKSRFLLRQALCPGYPEISEELEFILENFMERYVKKWSSQIIGEPTIPNSIEDHFRKCIHTLFLSVETVDFADVLIKKILPLLTKHLRLFVEAEQLVVGHKAVSFTDHFELSKEIAAKYNNGSLHKAILLSGNPMVAQKKYLRNWTIQVLSIILPNYYQTSPLVISLITEIIINIVLLPLISYVSDPDFFNYLIIQGSGSIIERRRKIRRLKHAIRKLSSNSQIGTRRLGLKDSQYAFDQYIREIHRISNISDARRLRSELLVQRRQLDQHTPFSSELQQYHERLRVALNTTEKRISVLSGFPFQKRQSALVEQAQSLQQILSDSAAVSCFLEFMERRQRSHLLHFWLVVEGLKESQDDPLNAHILAPFSDISSDYTDFAAIAKSYLKRDKKPFNLPDSLMSSIYSFIDQSENSLSSELWIDARNAMLAAQEHVFNVMHNDDYFEFVNSDIYYRFLAQDVVSDKKSLTSSTAYSPVNDTQDNHADVFRQASIKSISSSLRSFNSSASVPLSMSSLRRDSTLNDVDLEGSISSDEEEVLFASPGDLQLSEAIQELQTDIQEFENQLHALSTMMKKAELISDQKQLRSLSKSYQAIEKAVGRKKRQVDQYLSQEEDSKLYNRSRISIDFYKLCRDENEREYAVYTIRIERLEGDVIRSGWMVARRYREFAELHKQLKQTFPQVRSLKFPSKTVIPSITMSILEYRKTALKEYLQSIFQMPDVCDSKILRMFLSQQNVTAPQMFNPKIVGERWKRSLETLGFEVNGSFKLSQADSTSSFSAPICEFFIELFSPNNDIKQQWMPKKAYISILEQLFGGALEKRIRTQLSQWINQERIYEKVHRLRHKLADSKKHEKSTHGSNRARKPAYADRNQLKAEAGIMLASMFPGYTPDIAVKRIFRILQNQTLNAHIIYTLLDEALDGLKQHKEDSEKKS; this is encoded by the coding sequence ATGTCCCATAATTTGAAgacttactttttttttgctttttgcgGTTTCTTTATCTGGGTTGTTTTTCGAACTTTTGTTACAAAACTTATCTACTTATGGGCGGCTGGctattttgtttggtttCATTTGCATTCCAAGCATCTTGGTACCTTCAGTTCTTTCAATTCAGCTGAGCCGTTTCTTGTTGATCCTACAGTTTTTCGGAAACGGAGTCAAAATTTGCTAAAATCGAGATTCTTACTGAGACAAGCTTTATGTCCTGGATATCCAGAAATTTCAGAAGAGCTAGAGTTCATTCTGGAGAATTTCATGGAGAGATATGTTAAAAAATGGTCATCTCAGATAATTGGCGAACCGACTATTCCAAACAGCATTGAGGATCATTTCCGAAAATGCATCCatactctttttttgaGTGTTGAGACAGTTGACTTTGCAGATGTTCTCATCAAGAAAATCCTACCACTACTTACAAAGCACCTACGTCTTTTTGTCGAAGCAGAACAACTCGTCGTCGGCCATAAGGCAGTTTCTTTCACCGACCATTTTgagctttcaaaagaaatagctGCGAAATATAATAATGGTTCATTACATAAAGCTATCCTTTTGTCAGGAAATCCGATGGTTGcccaaaagaaatatttgaGGAATTGGACCATTCAGGTGTTGTCAATAATACTCCCTAATTACTACCAAACAAGTCCTTTGGTGATTTCACTAATAACCGAAATTATAATTAATATTGTTCTCCTTCCGCTAATATCTTACGTTTCTGACCcagatttttttaattacttAATTATTCAAGGTAGTGGAAGTATAATTGAACGGCGTAGAAAGATACGTCGCTTAAAGCATGCTATACGCAAGTTATCCTCAAATTCTCAGATTGGAACACGCAGGTTAGGACTAAAGGATAGTCAATATGCTTTCGACCAATATATAAGGGAAATCCATCGTATTTCTAATATTTCTGACGCTAGGCGTCTTCGATCTGAGTTGTTAGTGCAAAGGCGTCAATTAGATCAACACACCCCTTTTAGTTCTGAGCTTCAACAGTACCATGAACGTTTACGAGTAGCTTTGAATACAAccgaaaaaagaatatctGTACTTTCTGGATTCccgtttcaaaaaaggCAGTCTGCCCTCGTTGAACAAGCTCAGTCTTTGCAGCAAATACTGTCTGATTCCGCGGCTGTATCATGTTTTTTAGAATTTATGGAACGCAGGCAAAGGtctcatcttcttcatttttggcTTGTAGTAGAAGGATTGAAAGAATCACAGGATGATCCTCTAAATGCACATATATTGGCTCCGTTTTCTGATATATCTTCTGATTATACCGATTTTGCAGCCATCGCTAAGAgttatttgaaaagagaTAAAAAGCCTTTTAATTTACCAGATTCCTTGATGAGTTCTATATATTCTTTCATTGACCAATCTGAAAATAGTCTCTCGTCAGAACTGTGGATTGATGCCAGAAATGCCATGCTAGCCGCTCAGGAGCATGTTTTTAATGTTATGCATAATGATGATTATTTCGAATTTGTTAATAGCGATATTTATTATCGCTTTCTTGCTCAGGATGTTGTTTCAGATAAAAAATCGCTAACTTCATCAACTGCGTACAGTCCTGTTAATGATACTCAAGATAATCATGCAGACGTTTTTAGACAAGCTTCTATTAAAAGCatatcttcttctttaagatcttttaattcttctgCCTCAGTTCCTTTGTCCATGTCTTCTTTAAGAAGAGATAGTACTTTGAATGATGTGGATTTAGAAGGTTCAATCAGTagcgatgaagaagaagtgctttttgcttctccTGGTGATCTTCAACTCTCTGAAGCAATTCAAGAACTTCAGACAGATATCCAAGAGTTTGAAAATCAACTTCACGCACTGAGCacaatgatgaaaaaagcCGAGTTAATTTCAGATCAAAAACAGCTCAGAAGTTTGTCTAAAAGCTATCAGGCTATAGAGAAGGCTGTGGGTCGGAAAAAAAGGCAAGTGGATCAATATTTGTcacaagaagaagacaGCAAATTATACAATCGTTCGAGGATTTCTATAGACTTTTATAAACTTTGTAGGGATGAGAACGAACGAGAATATGCTGTCTATACGATACGTATTGAGCGCTTGGAAGGGGATGTTATAAGGTCAGGCTGGATGGTTGCTAGACGATATCGAGAATTTGCTGAATTGCATAAGCAATTGAAGCAAACGTTCCCACAAGTACGCTCCCTTAAGTTTCCGAGTAAAACCGTTATTCCTTCAATAACAATGTCGATTTTGGAGTACAGAAAAACAGCCCTTAAAGAATATTTACAAtctatttttcaaatgccAGATGTTTGCGATAGCAAAATTTTGAGAATGTTTTTATCGCAACAGAACGTTACTGCTCCACAAATGTTCAATCCGAAGATAGTTGGAGAACGATGGAAACGCTCTTTGGAGACGCTAGGCTTTGAAGTTAACGGTTCCTTTAAGTTGTCACAAGCCGATAGTACATCATCTTTTTCAGCTCCCATTTGTGAGTTTTTTATTGAGCTCTTTTCTCCGAATAATGATATTAAGCAACAGTGGATGCCGAAAAAAGCTTATATTTCCATCTTAGAGCAGCTTTTTGGAGGAGCTTTAGAAAAACGTATACGAACTCAATTGAGTCAATGGATCAATCAAGAACGAATCTATGAAAAAGTCCACCGGCTTCGGCATAAGCTAGCCGACAGTAAGAAACATGAAAAATCGACACATGGATCTAATCGTGCTCGTAAACCAGCTTATGCTGATCGAAATCAACTCAAAGCTGAGGCTGGTATCATGCTTGCATCTATGTTTCCTGGGTATACGCCTGACATAGCTGTTAAGAGAATTTTTCGAATCTTACAAAACCAAACTCTTAATGCACatattatttatacttTGCTGGATGAAGCACTCGATGGTTTAAAGCAGCATAAAGAGGattcagaaaaaaaatcatag
- the dim1 gene encoding U4/U6 x U5 tri-snRNP complex subunit Dim1 — protein MSYFLPHLHSGWHVDQAILSEQERLVVIRFGRDHDEECMKQDEVLYRIAEKVVNMAVFYLVDIDEVPDFNKMYELYDRSTIMFFYRNKHMMIDLGTGNNNKINWALEDKNEMIDIIETIFRGARKGKGLVISPKDYSTRHRY, from the exons ATGAGTTATTTCCTTCCTCATCTTCATTCTGGATG GCATGTCGACCaagcaattctttctg AACAAGAGAGACTCGTAGTTATACGTTTTGGTCGGGATCAT GATGAGGAGTGCATGAAACAAGATGAAGTCCTCTACCGGATCGCTGAAAAGGTAGTGAATATGGCTGTCTTCTACTTAGTTGACATTGACGAAGTTCCTGACTTCAACAAG ATGTATGAACTTTATGACAGAAGTACTATAATGTTTTTCTACCGAAATAAACACATGATGATTGACTTGGGTACTGGTAATAAcaacaaaatcaattgGGCCTTAgaagacaaaaatgaaatgatcGATATTATTGAGACAATTTTCAGAGGAGctagaaaaggaaaaggttTGGTTATTTCACCTAAAGACTATTCTACGCGACATCGTTATTAG
- the gpi10 gene encoding pig-B, with protein MQTWIWFVVFAFRWWNALWVKTFFQPDEFYQSLEVAHHLVFGYGFLTWEWRNSIRSGLHPLIFATLYRLLKVLGWDSNYTIMLCAPRILQGTFAAILDYGTYQFALHRYGRRAARWTLACSLFSYFNAYVGVRTFANSLETTLTALALWQWQKYLKLVSQSQTKTIHNPNLKFRALIWFIIFIGIAFLIRPTNLLVWVVPTLLWTTSPKVSFLRPSLIFARVRQLVLEVLNHLPEITAVTSAIFIFNVLVDRYVYGRFVFPIVSFFNFNVTSGLSSLYGVNSSHYYLSQAIPIICGGYIVFLLLSFDLQAIFAVGFILLPYSFIAHKEFRFVYPLSPIILSAIGNGLASVSSKWIRRAFVIISTVHIGVAIVLCRYHQLGAAEVMPLIHSLAAQNKTGIILAPCHTTPWQSQIHVPIADHTWRFLTCEPFEHPFDETNRFYLDMPAYLDQLDAYPDYLVFFEERLPSLEKYFHSKGLLYNEFARYFNSWIPESEERRGNLLVYEKQYESFNEGKSRI; from the coding sequence ATGCAGACTTGGATATGGTTTGTggtatttgcttttcgatGGTGGAATGCGTTATGGGTAAAGACGTTTTTCCAACCTGACGAGTTTTACCAGTCTTTGGAGGTTGCTCATCATTTAGTATTTGGATATGGATTTCTTACTTGGGAATGGAGAAACTCTATCCGTTCTGGTCTGCATCCTCTTATTTTTGCTACCTTGTATCGCTTATTGAAAGTACTAGGATGGGATTCTAATTACACAATTATGCTGTGTGCTCCTCGTATCCTACAAGGAACCTTTGCTGCTATCCTAGATTATGGTACTTATCAGTTTGCCCTACATCGCTACGGCAGAAGAGCTGCCCGATGGACCCTTGCTTGTTCTCTATTCTCCTATTTTAATGCCTATGTTGGTGTTCgaacttttgcaaattcgTTGGAAACAACACTGACAGCTCTTGCTCTTTGGCAATGgcaaaaatatttgaagCTCGTGTCTCAAAGTCAAACCAAGACCATCCATAATCCTAACCTCAAATTTCGAGCTTTAATATGGTTCATAATCTTTATtggaattgcttttcttattcGCCCTACTAATCTACTTGTTTGGGTCGTTCCCACTTTGTTATGGACAACTTCGCCTAAAGTATCTTTTCTTCGCCCTAGCTTGATATTTGCAAGGGTGCGTCAGTTAGTTTTGGAAGTGCTAAATCACCTTCCAGAGATTACTGCAGTTACAAGCGcgatattcatttttaatgTCTTGGTAGACCGATATGTATACGGTCGTTTCGTATTCCCTatcgtttctttctttaactTTAATGTCACATCAGgtctttcttctctttaTGGGGTAAATTCCTCACATTATTATCTTTCACAAGCTATACCAATTATCTGCGGGGGATATATTGTTTTCCTCTTGTTGTCGTTCGACCTACAGGCTATTTTCGCCGTCggatttattttacttcCATACTCCTTTATTGCCCATAAAGAATTTCGGTTTGTCTATCCATTATCTCCTATAATTCTTTCAGCTATTGGAAATGGTTTGGCTTCAGTGTCTTCAAAATGGATACGCCGTGCTTTTGTTATAATTAGCACTGTACATATCGGTGTTGCAATTGTCCTTTGCCGTTATCATCAATTGGGGGCTGCAGAAGTGATGCCGTTGATTCATTCTCTTGCTGcccaaaacaaaactggTATTATTCTTGCACCTTGCCATACGACACCTTGGCAATCCCAAATTCACGTTCCGATTGCAGATCATACGTGGCGGTTCCTTACCTGCGAACCTTTTGAGCATCCATTTGATGAGACCAATAGGTTTTACTTGGATATGCCAGCTTATCTTGACCAACTAGATGCATATCCGGACTACTTGGTTTTTTTCGAAGAACGCTTACCATCgcttgaaaaatattttcattccAAAGGACTTTTATATAATGAGTTTGCAAGGTACTTTAACTCTTGGATTCCAGAAAGTGAAGAGCGACGAGGTAATTTACTCGTTTATGAGAAGCAATACGAATCTTTCAACGAGGGCAAGTCTCGTATATGa
- the coq10 gene encoding mitochondrial ubiquinone binding protein Coq10 — protein MPYKPSFLFRLVSDIDEYERFVPFCQRSKVTSRDLTTGLPNKADLTIGFGKFCETFDSRVVCDPVERTVLADASHHQLFQHLKTNWKIVEASKGRIRVDLEVEFEFQSKLHSVVSKLAGSTVATEIIQGFVDQAKQKYELEHSKEPLKDDLSNVP, from the coding sequence ATGCCGTATAAACCTTCGTTCTTGTTTCGTCTGGTTAGTGATATCGATGAGTATGAGCGGTTTGTACCGTTCTGTCAGAGATCAAAAGTAACGAGCAGAGATCTTACAACAGGTTTGCCAAATAAAGCAGATTTAACTATTGGATTTGGTAAATTTTGCGAAACGTTTGATAGTCGAGTGGTTTGTGATCCAGTTGAGAGAACCGTCCTGGCAGATGCTTCTCATCACCAGTTGTTTCagcatttgaaaacaaattggaAAATAGTGGAGGCTTCTAAAGGAAGAATTCGAGTAGACTTGGAAGTGGAgtttgaatttcaaagCAAACTTCATAGCGTCGTAAGCAAACTGGCAGGCTCCACGGTAGCTACCGAAATTATTCAAGGATTCGTGGATCAAGCGAAGCAAAAATATGAGCTTGAACACTCAAAGGAACCACTCAAAGACGATCTTTCAAATGTCCCATGA
- the atg20 gene encoding autophagy associated PX/BAR domain sorting nexin Atg20, with protein sequence MDVLKEGGYKERPSLDSHETAEGLDRRTRLQISIVSTVTSSDGSFVEYEIAHKKRSVWRRYSDFESLVKLMHRRYPAAIVPPIPGKQSLLSYAKNPRKAKNDADFLGFRSRMLELFLRQCFLHPLLHVDIDFDKFINSSISWSAIISSMGLPKDSTDPLRLPPIGTEPDPFAHLRSSMPLVMSNAVTPPSSKSKKQNVPSQSARPTSNPSTTSSIDGPVYPDSEDEAKHPPTSSELLITHDSDDNTSSASVQEHSSYLPSAIDELSISSNPQDTTRPESKDLTTYTNEVMLCRKFLHHNLSPSIHSTLNGISKMESSLSKLGSAFHSLTALSEAHLANHLQVIANAFEFSGMYAKELEQEFNSAVYEKLIQSMQLARSAVRALKYKDLKIQQRDFLKDQLVHSSSINSIDSSSPSSQPFNRLNTIQRTMVSHAKKGYTIFGKLQNAIYDFVDGETSISKETLQEHRTTIENQLTAASWDCQTIDKLIDEELEFYKLCQSTQLQEIVNAVHASISKWAQSNLQRWLRTREELEELSRCI encoded by the exons ATGGACGTATTAAAAGAAGGTGGTTATAAAGAAAGACCGTCTTTAGATTCTCATGAAACCGCTGAAGGATTGGATAGGCGAACTCGTCTCCAGATTTCGATTGTTAGCACCGTGACATCTTCAGATGGATCGTTTGTGGAATACGAAATCGCACACAAG AAGCGATCTGTTTGGAGGCGGTATTCAGATTTCGAGTCTTTGGTAAAGTTGATGCATAGACGCTACCCAGCAGCAATTGTACCACCAATTCCAGGAAAGCAATCACTAC TAAGCTATGCAAAGAATCCTAGAAAAGCGAAAAATGATGCCGATTTTTTGGGATTCCGTTCCCGTATGCTTGAACTCTTCCTTCGCCAGTGCTTCTTACATCCATTGCTCCATGTCGATATAGATTTTGACAAATTTATCAATTCCAGCATTTCATGGAGCGCCATAATATCTTCTATGGGTTTACCAAAAGATTCCACCGATCCTCTTCGCTTGCCTCCGATTGGTACTGAACCCGACCCTTTTGCGCACTTGCGCTCTTCTATGCCTTTAGTAATGTCTAACGCAGTAACCCCTCCATCctcaaaaagcaaaaaacaaaatgttCCTTCTCAATCAGCCCGTCCCACCAGCAACCCTTCCACTACCTCTTCTATAGATGGACCTGTCTATCCGGACTCTGAAGACGAAGCAAAACATCCACCTACATCTAGTGAACTGCTCATTACGCATGATTCAGATGATAATACATCTTCTGCTTCTGTTCAAGAACATTCCTCCTACCTCCCATCGGCTATTGATGAACTTTCCATATCTTCAAATCCACAAGACACTACCCGCCCAGAATCCAAAGATTTAACAACGTATACCAATGAAGTAATGCTTTGTCGAAAGTTTCTGCATCATAACCTCAGCCCTTCTATTCATTCTACTTTAAATGGGATTTCTAAAATGGAGTCATCTCTCTCCAAATTGGGATCtgcttttcattctttaacCGCTTTAAGCGAGGCTCACTTAGCAAACCATTTACAAGTCATTGCTAATGCGTTCGAATTTAGTGGGATGTATGCAAAGGAATTAGAACAAGAGTTTAACTCTGCTGTATACGAAAAGCTAATTCAGTCGATGCAGTTAGCTCGTTCTGCCGTTAGGGCTCTTAAATATAAGGACTTAAAAATACAGCAGAgagattttttaaaagatcAGTTAGTTCACTCGAGCTCTATCAATTCAATAGATTCGTCGTCGCCCTCTTCTCAGCCATTCAATCGGCTGAACACAATTCAACGCACAATGGTTTCACATGCAAAAAAGGGATACacaatttttggaaaattacAGAATGCAATTTACGATTTTGTTGATGGCGAAACATCCATTAGCAAGGAAACGTTGCAAGAGCATAGAACAACTATTGAAAACCAACTGACCGCTGCAAGCTGGGATTGTCAAACAATTGATAAACTCATCGATGAGGAGCTAGAATTCTATAAATTATGCCAAAGCACTCAACTGCAAGAGATAGTGAACGCGGTGCAtgcttcaatttcaaaatggGCGCAATCAAACCTACAACGATGGTTACGAACAAGAGAAGAATTAGAGGAATTGTCGAGATGTATATGA
- the tim23 gene encoding TIM23 translocase complex subunit Tim23, whose translation MSWLFTREKKENQDTLAKPVENEASPGSSASDILSQSEFDPAKLHPLAELDKPLDYLLIEEDALSALPGDSMALPSRGWQDDLCYGTGTSYLTGLAVGGAWGLNEGLKKTRDISSTRLRLNGVLNGVTRRGPFVGNSLGVLAIVYNGINSFIGYKREKHSWENSVAAGAVTGALYKSTRGVRAMAISSTLVASAAGVWAFVKKTLTSKKD comes from the coding sequence ATGTCTTGGTTATttacaagagaaaaaaaggaaaatcaAGATACTCTGGCAAAACCtgttgaaaatgaagcCTCCCCGGGATCCTCTGCTTCGGATATCCTCTCTCAGTCAGAATTTGATCCCGCAAAGCTTCATCCTTTGGCAGAATTAGATAAGCCTTTAGACTATTTGcttattgaagaagatgccTTAAGCGCTTTGCCTGGTGATAGTATGGCTCTCCCTTCTCGTGGTTGGCAAGACGATCTTTGCTACGGAACTGGTACTTCGTATTTGACCGGTTTAGCCGTTGGTGGTGCATGGGGTTTAAATGAAGGTCTTAAAAAAACTAGAGACATCTCTTCTACTAGACTTCGTTTGAACGGTGTTTTGAACGGTGTCACACGCCGTGGTCCTTTTGTCGGAAACTCTCTTGGTGTGCTCGCCATTGTGTACAATGGAATCAACTCCTTTATCGGTTACAAGCGCGAAAAGCATAGCTGGGAAAACAGTGTTGCTGCTGGTGCTGTAACTGGTGCTCTTTACAAGTCTACTCGTGGCGTGCGTGCAATGGCCATCAGTAGTACCTTGGTGGCTTCTGCTGCTGGTGTTTGGGCTTTTGTCAAAAAGACTTTGACGAGCAAGAAGGATTAA